In Clupea harengus chromosome 13, Ch_v2.0.2, whole genome shotgun sequence, one DNA window encodes the following:
- the mkks gene encoding McKusick-Kaufman/Bardet-Biedl syndromes putative chaperonin, which produces MRKKENVCFHHVGVRTRLLWKPPRVVVFSASLSGDLSEIGKRTLEIHHGADPEAGLLDKLLQLGEQIIKDGVTLFMCQRVIHPVLQQYLGEHGVVVVERLGIALLDPVITMTGAQAMATFHYPVPAEAYGQVNALQIQCFGSRKMLHLIPSGNPVVCTMVLCHRNETMLDELKLACEKAAHVLRLTLKEPYALLGGGCTETHLAAYIRHMSQKNMLDVSTALGCSPSDVLQGADAFCRSLEAVASALEHDGGDSLIDLTHGHRWTSASDEGMHNNTTRSCGCGLISDSTTLQWTHLNTRYPDFCPFPPTNSASQGCVLDSFLAKLNALNVAIEMSSLLLEVKYIIRDVN; this is translated from the exons atgaggaaaaaggaaaatg TATGTTTTCATCACGTGGGTGTAAGGACCCGGCTGCTATGGAAACCACCGAG GGTGGTGGTGTTCAGTGCCTCACTGTCTGGAGATCTGTCAGAGATTGGGAAGAGGACCCTGGAGATCCACCATGGAGCTGATCCAGAAGCAGGCCTCTTAGACAAACTTCTACAGCTGGGGGAGCAGATCATCAAGGATGGAGTGACCCTGTTCATGTGCCAGAGAGTGATCCACCCTGTTCTGCAGCAGTACCTGGGAGAACATGGCGTTGTGGTGGTGGAGAGGCTTGGCATTGCGCTCCTGGATCCAGTCATCACCATGACAG GTGCTCAGGCCATGGCAACATTCCATTACCCAGTTCCTGCAGAGGCCTACGGACAGGTGAACGCACTGCAGATACAGTGTTTTGGATCTAGAAAGATGCTTCACCTAATACCCTCTGGGAACCCTGTGGTCTGTACCATGGTGCTTTGCCACAGGAATGAGACCATGTTGGATGAACTCAAG TTGGCATGCGAGAAGGCAGCGCATGTGTTGAGGCTGACCCTGAAGGAGCCATATGCATTGCTGGGGGGTGGCTGCACTGAGACACACCTAGCTGCTTACATTCGCCACATG AGTCAGAAAAATATGCTGGATGTTTCGACTGCACTAGGCTGCTCTCCCTCAGACGTCCTGCAGGGGGCAGATGCTTTTTGTCGGTCGCTGGAAGCTGTGGCATCAGCGCTTGAGCATGACGGTGGAGACTCCCTAATTGACCTGACACATGGCCACCGTTGGACCTCCGCCTCAGATGAAGGCATGCATAACAACACAACCCGCTCCTGTGGCTGTGGTTTGATATCGGACAGTACAACCTTGCAGTGGACCCACCTCAACACAAGATACCCTGATTTCTGTCCATTTCCCCCAACAAACTCAGCTTCCCAGGGGTGTGTGCTAGACTCCTTTCTGGCAAAACTCAATGCTCTGAATGTGGCCATAGAGATGTCCAGTCTCCTCCTGGAGGTGAAGTACATTATTAGGGATGTGAATTAA